A genomic segment from Candidatus Leptovillus gracilis encodes:
- a CDS encoding ABC transporter substrate-binding protein produces MRHTRQLVLLMASLLALIGCRPNSADTLETMTFMAGFRPQANLPFVGVYVAQEKGFFAEEGLTVKIEHAGGGGQHLQLLTAGEVQVTTQDAAVLLQRRADPGLPLVSIALIGQRGQQAFAALANSGLTTPHDWQGRIVGYKGTPPPDLFALLQAARADPAQVSLVNVGFDPRVLTEGQVDVYPVFKSNEPYLIRSWGYDLTLWDAGDFGVPTLGLAYVTSEQILQENPEMLTRFLRAAMKGIAYAEANREEAVAIVLRYAGPETDAAHMRFMLDTELADAHSAITDKFGLGWQTAEQWQALADMLLEFEALTAVSVQNAFTTDILAAAK; encoded by the coding sequence ATGCGACACACAAGACAACTGGTTTTGCTGATGGCGTCTCTGTTGGCGCTGATTGGTTGCCGGCCAAATTCGGCCGACACGCTAGAGACGATGACCTTCATGGCCGGCTTCCGCCCCCAGGCTAATCTGCCCTTCGTCGGCGTCTACGTGGCCCAGGAAAAGGGCTTCTTCGCCGAGGAGGGGTTGACGGTCAAGATCGAACACGCGGGCGGCGGGGGGCAGCATTTGCAGCTTCTCACCGCCGGAGAAGTGCAGGTGACGACGCAGGACGCGGCCGTTTTGCTGCAACGCCGTGCCGATCCCGGCCTACCGCTGGTCTCCATCGCTCTGATTGGGCAGCGCGGGCAGCAGGCATTCGCCGCCCTGGCCAATTCCGGCCTGACCACGCCCCACGATTGGCAGGGGCGTATCGTCGGCTACAAAGGCACACCGCCGCCCGACCTATTCGCCCTACTCCAGGCGGCCAGGGCGGATCCGGCGCAGGTCTCCCTGGTCAATGTCGGCTTCGACCCGCGTGTCCTGACGGAGGGGCAGGTGGATGTGTATCCGGTGTTCAAATCGAACGAGCCGTATCTGATCCGCAGTTGGGGCTATGACCTGACGTTGTGGGACGCAGGTGACTTTGGCGTGCCGACGCTGGGGCTGGCTTATGTGACCAGCGAGCAGATATTGCAGGAGAATCCAGAGATGTTGACCCGCTTTTTACGGGCGGCGATGAAAGGCATTGCTTATGCGGAGGCCAATCGGGAGGAGGCGGTGGCAATTGTGCTGCGCTACGCCGGACCAGAGACGGACGCCGCCCATATGCGCTTCATGCTAGACACAGAGCTGGCCGACGCGCACAGCGCCATTACAGACAAATTTGGGTTGGGTTGGCAGACGGCCGAACAGTGGCAGGCGCTGGCGGATATGCTGCTGGAGTTTGAGGCGTTAACGGCCGTTTCCGTGCAAAACGCCTTCACCACAGACATCCTGGCCGCCGCAAAATAG
- a CDS encoding ABC transporter permease translates to MSNTRGSNWLAVLIVGGALLLWETAVHLRDIPVYILPAPSRVVQTLWQNGWLYGEATAVTLSEALLGLILGTVAGGGLAVLLSLWPRLERGVMTLAILAKSTPLVAIAPLLTIWLGFGMAPKVIITALLTFFPVLVNVLAGLQRADPAMLDLFQTWHSSRGQIFRHVRAPSALPYLFTALRIAAPLSLIAAVVAEWTGASGGLGRTMWLAYTNLNLPYMFAAIFILSIAGVSLYGLIVWLERRVVFWQSANHF, encoded by the coding sequence ATGAGCAATACTCGCGGAAGTAACTGGCTGGCTGTATTGATTGTGGGTGGGGCGCTGCTGCTGTGGGAAACGGCCGTTCATCTGCGCGACATCCCCGTTTACATTTTGCCCGCGCCAAGCCGGGTGGTGCAGACGTTGTGGCAGAATGGGTGGCTGTATGGGGAGGCAACGGCCGTTACTCTCAGCGAAGCGCTCCTCGGCCTGATTTTAGGCACAGTGGCGGGCGGTGGGCTGGCCGTGCTGCTCAGCCTGTGGCCCCGGCTGGAGCGCGGCGTGATGACCCTGGCCATCCTGGCCAAATCCACCCCACTGGTCGCCATCGCCCCGCTGCTCACCATCTGGCTCGGCTTTGGCATGGCCCCCAAGGTGATCATCACCGCCCTGCTCACCTTCTTCCCGGTGCTGGTCAACGTCCTGGCCGGGTTGCAGCGGGCCGACCCGGCCATGCTCGACCTGTTCCAAACCTGGCACAGCAGCCGGGGACAAATTTTCCGCCATGTCCGCGCCCCGTCCGCCCTGCCCTACCTGTTCACCGCCCTGCGCATCGCCGCGCCGCTCTCGCTGATAGCGGCCGTCGTCGCCGAGTGGACCGGGGCGTCCGGTGGACTGGGGCGGACGATGTGGCTGGCCTATACCAATCTCAACCTGCCCTACATGTTCGCCGCCATCTTCATCCTCTCCATCGCCGGGGTGAGCCTCTATGGGCTGATTGTGTGGCTGGAGCGGCGCGTGGTGTTCTGGCAATCGGCCAATCATTTTTAA
- a CDS encoding ABC transporter ATP-binding protein: MQAIIHCYEYQPAGTPQPPAAMNITLHDLSHQFVAGSKALPVLHAINLTIASGEFVAVVGPSGCGKSTLLRLLAHLLEPTAGSITVAGGSPATAVAQKRIAWMAQNPALLPWYTCRDNVALVQQINQANGQTPDELLDLVGIGDFAGAYPFTLSGGMQQRLALARVLAQGAAVWLMDEPFAALDELTRERLTGELLGLWRRQRPTVVWVTHHIYEAVRLADRVLVMSPRPATFLADITIPLPRPRSDAAPEFLAAVAEIRRAVAGG, encoded by the coding sequence TTGCAAGCTATAATCCACTGTTATGAATATCAGCCAGCAGGGACGCCTCAGCCGCCCGCAGCCATGAACATCACCCTCCACGATCTGTCCCACCAATTTGTGGCTGGCAGCAAAGCGCTGCCGGTGCTGCACGCCATCAACCTGACCATCGCTTCTGGCGAATTTGTGGCTGTGGTGGGACCCAGCGGCTGTGGCAAATCTACCTTGCTGCGTCTATTGGCCCATTTATTGGAACCGACGGCCGGTAGCATAACTGTGGCTGGCGGCAGCCCGGCAACGGCCGTTGCCCAAAAACGTATCGCTTGGATGGCCCAAAACCCGGCGCTGCTGCCCTGGTACACCTGCCGCGACAACGTCGCCCTGGTACAGCAGATCAACCAGGCCAACGGCCAGACGCCGGACGAACTGCTGGACCTGGTAGGCATTGGCGACTTCGCCGGGGCTTATCCCTTCACCCTCTCCGGCGGGATGCAGCAGCGATTGGCCCTGGCACGGGTATTGGCCCAGGGAGCGGCCGTCTGGCTGATGGATGAGCCATTCGCCGCCCTGGACGAACTGACCCGCGAACGGCTGACGGGCGAACTGCTCGGCCTGTGGCGGCGGCAGCGACCGACGGTGGTCTGGGTGACGCACCATATCTATGAGGCGGTGCGCCTGGCCGACCGCGTCTTGGTGATGTCGCCGCGCCCGGCGACCTTCCTGGCCGACATCACAATCCCCCTCCCCCGCCCCCGCAGCGACGCCGCGCCGGAATTTTTAGCGGCGGTGGCGGAAATTCGGAGGGCGGTGGCTGGTGGCTAG